The Eublepharis macularius isolate TG4126 chromosome 3, MPM_Emac_v1.0, whole genome shotgun sequence genome has a window encoding:
- the LOC129326243 gene encoding myb/SANT-like DNA-binding domain-containing protein 7: MAYMGEIGLKRGLAWRHREIMDLLHFWGEEKIQEALRNTHRNLDYFVKIAEQMATRGHRKSALECRSKTKTMRLEYKKVVAHNGRSGNAPISCPFYRELESILRGDASVHPKRLARSMVLQVVGQVRNEPVELQVGSEELFSHDLVAVNAGDLRISSPCHSDIVDAIDEISYCEADMDSTPDGLLEEDAEEHNSLISDPCCGKENNPPCQQPESTAQDKSSPPVPAEALSPGTQLANIRGRRRRTHAINDAADKFLSQAFEEHREEMALRQKEQLEMRKWREEESSRQLLFLEETRQERRMFQESWSQNIDVMRAAVGTLQTLGEAIMRQQSKEKKQKTVSKH, from the exons ATGGCGTACATGGGTGAGATCGGCCTTAAGAGGGGGCTTGCATGGAGACATAGAGAAATCATGGACCTTCTTcacttctggggagaggagaagatcCAAGAGGCACTTAGAAACACTCACAGAAACCTTGATTATTTTGTCAAAATTGCAGAGCAGATGGCTACCAGGGGCCACAGAAAATCGGCTCTTGAGTGCAGATCTAAGACCAAGACTATGCGGTTGGAGTATAAAAAGGTGGTAGCACACAATGGCAGGTCGGGCAATGCGCCTATCAGCTGCCCCTTCTACAGGGAGCTCGAGAGTATACTTAGAGGCGACGCAAGCGTGCACCCAAAGCGCCTGGCACGAAGTATGGTGCTTCAGGTGGTGGGTCAAGTGCGCAATGAACCAGTGGAGCTTCAGGTGGGATCGGAGGAGTTGTTTTCGCATGACCTGGTTGCTGTGAATGCAGGCGACCTAAGGATTTCCTCACCTTGCCACTCCG ATATTGTTGACGCCATTGATGAAATCAGTTACTGTGAGGCTGATATGGATTCCACACCGGACGGTCTTCTGGAAGAAG ACGCTGAGGAGCACAACAGCTTAATTAGTGATCCGTGCTGTGGAAAGGAGAACAACCCACCCTGTCAGCAACCAGAATCAACGG CACAAGACAAGTCTTCTCCTCCTGTTCCTGCAGAGGCACTCTCTCCAGGAACACAACTGGCAAACATCCGTGGTCGTAGAAGGCGCACCCACGCGATCAATGATGCTGCCGACAAGTTCCTGTCTCAGGCGTTCGAGGAACACCGAGAGGAGATGGCACTGCGTCAGAAGGAGCAGCTTGAGATGAGAAAGTGGCGTGAGGAGGAAAGCAGCAGACAACTTCTATTCTTGGAGGAGACACGTCAGGAACGCCGGATGTTCCAGGAGTCCTGGTCCCAGAACATTGATGTCATGCGTGCTGCTGTGGGAACACTACAGACATTGGGAGAGGCCATCATGCGGCAGCAGTCTAAA GAGAAGAAGCAGAAAACAGTTAGCaaacattga